From Shewanella psychrophila, a single genomic window includes:
- a CDS encoding VOC family protein has protein sequence MTTNTKLIHTMIRVSDLDNAIAFYRTALELEVKDQFVFDGFTLTYLYNQETAFELELTFNHEASPSYTHGSGYGHIAVSVEDIETCHRRLKSQGIQASDIKQLHHQKHHLATFFFIKDPDGYKIEFLQRQGRYL, from the coding sequence GTGACCACCAATACCAAACTTATTCACACCATGATCCGAGTCAGTGATCTCGATAACGCTATCGCTTTTTATCGCACGGCTCTCGAGCTTGAAGTGAAAGATCAATTTGTCTTTGACGGATTCACCTTAACCTACCTCTATAATCAAGAAACCGCTTTCGAACTCGAACTTACCTTTAACCATGAGGCCTCACCCAGTTACACTCACGGTTCTGGTTACGGGCATATTGCGGTGAGTGTTGAGGATATTGAAACCTGTCATCGGCGACTCAAAAGTCAGGGCATACAGGCCAGTGATATTAAACAGCTTCATCATCAAAAACATCATTTAGCCACCTTCTTCTTCATCAAAGATCCTGATGGCTACAAGATTGAGTTTCTACAACGCCAAGGTCGATATCTTTAG
- a CDS encoding ribbon-helix-helix domain-containing protein, with the protein MCEIFSKQPVDNYQYISRAIRIDGHATSVKLETSFWQILEEIATSQGMTVPQFISKIYKESTGSKSNLTNLASILRCSCLIYLRQPAAVLAQT; encoded by the coding sequence ATGTGCGAAATATTTTCCAAACAACCCGTCGACAATTACCAGTACATTAGCCGTGCAATTCGTATCGATGGCCACGCAACCAGCGTCAAATTAGAAACCAGCTTTTGGCAAATATTAGAAGAGATAGCCACAAGCCAAGGGATGACGGTGCCGCAATTTATTAGCAAAATTTATAAAGAATCAACTGGTTCTAAGAGTAACCTCACTAATCTGGCATCGATACTTCGCTGCTCATGCCTGATATATCTGAGACAACCCGCAGCTGTATTAGCCCAAACTTAG